ATCTCTTCTGGCGCATGCTATTGTTTTTGCTTTATTCGGAGTTGCGATTCACTTTGCACCAACACCGGAACACGTATCTCTCGATCCCGTGGTAGTCGAGATTTATGACCCGGGTGGCGGTGGTGGCGGCGGCTCCGATATTGCCGCACAGAACACGTCGACATTTCCGGATGATTTAGATGAATACGATGATTGGGAAAGCACAGAAGAAAGTATTGATGAAAACGTAGAAGCGCCAATTCATGATGCTTACGCATCGACGCCGGAACAATCCCCGGCAAAGCCGATGCGAAAACATCGTGTTCGACGTTCACGATCCGGCTCCGGCACAGGTCAGGGAACCGGACATGGATCGGGCATAGGTAGCGGTATCGGTTCCGGGAGAGGATCCGGCATCGGTTCAGGGACCGGATCAGGCACAGGATCCGGTGTGGGCTCGAATACTGCTCCGCCTACAAGCCCATCCATACTTTCCGCTCCCGACCCGAAGTATCCGGAATCCGCCCGTGGAGCCAATATTGAAGGCACCGTAGGTGTAGAATTGGTAATTGGAGCGCAAGGATCCGTAACGAGCGCATGGGTAGCCGAATCATCAGGAAATGCAGCGCTGGATCAGGCAGCAGTGGATGCCGTATATCGATGGCGCTTTGCGCCCGGGACGGTTAACGGATCCCCGGTCGAAACACGATCTCGTGTGCGTGTAAGCTTTGGCTTGAAACAACATTCACGCTAAGAAACTGTAATTCGCATCGCTTGTACGACAATGGTATTATATGGATTGGTAATATACACATTATACGGCGTCAAAACCATCCTGCCTGTCTAATGCCGGAAGTCAGTACGACATTAATTATGATGTACTTTAAGCCAGCAGAGCTGCCGATTCGGAAAGCATTAATGAAGCAACACAATGGAAATAAGGGACAGAGCAGAATATTTGGGAGGGACATGATGAATGATAAAGCGATTGTGCTGACGAGTTTTGGTACGACGCTAACAGACGAACGTAGACGCACGCTGAAACATATGCAGAACTTGACTCAAAAAGCATATCCGGATTGGGACGTATACATCGCCTTTACAAGTCGGATTGTCATCGACCGAATCTCGAAACAAGAGGGAGAAAAATTTTACAGTGAACGTGCCATGT
The Negativicoccus succinicivorans DNA segment above includes these coding regions:
- a CDS encoding energy transducer TonB; amino-acid sequence: MGRNRRRLRRNLEVVMYYGENEGWGKPITGSLLAHAIVFALFGVAIHFAPTPEHVSLDPVVVEIYDPGGGGGGGSDIAAQNTSTFPDDLDEYDDWESTEESIDENVEAPIHDAYASTPEQSPAKPMRKHRVRRSRSGSGTGQGTGHGSGIGSGIGSGRGSGIGSGTGSGTGSGVGSNTAPPTSPSILSAPDPKYPESARGANIEGTVGVELVIGAQGSVTSAWVAESSGNAALDQAAVDAVYRWRFAPGTVNGSPVETRSRVRVSFGLKQHSR